In Glycine soja cultivar W05 chromosome 10, ASM419377v2, whole genome shotgun sequence, the genomic stretch ATAGTGTCGGGATAAATTATATAAGTGGGGAGCAATCCTCATCCTACAAGTCAGTTTtgtagggttgagttaggcccaaaTCCACTTTTTGACAAGTATTAAGGATAAGGGGAAATCGAATTAGAGtttatttccttaattttcATCATCGCTTGTTGATGGCATACAGCAATTGCATATATGGTCTTTTCTGGATCTGTGGTTGAGCTAGGATACTATCTATGCTGTTTGGTTGTCAAGAATGTGAGATCTTATGATATAATATCATAAAGTTTGTGTATTTGTATAGAAGTAGCCATgcattgggcttgaatttgCCTCTGGAGTGTTTACTGTTTGTGCATGTGAAGGGGTAGATTTCTGGACTctgatttattttaatgttctcTTGGAATTTTATCTATTGATGAGTCATAAAGCATTTATTTATGGGTGGCAAGAAGCATGTATTATACCACCCATAGTTAGTCTTGATCTAGTGAATATTGAACACTGATTATTGCCTGTAAGTTATTTTATGGGTATATTTTACATATAGTTCAATAACATTATGAATTGTTAGGGCATCATATGTGAAGCATGATGTATGTATGtagtttatttcttttgttcttgCATTATGGAAAATCCAAGTTCTTTGGTTGTGAAGCCCAACCATTGTGCTAGGCCAGATAGAACTTTTACAGTCAATTCAAGTGCATATGAATTTTAAAGCAAACAAGTTCAGTAACTTAAATCCTGACTCCTATTACTGATAAGCCCTGATATAAGAGATTTCTACTCCCTAATTGTATtgcattttatattaaatagacAATGACTTTAGTTTCAGTACAAGTTATTGAAGCAGTATACTGTATAATTAATAGAGTTACAGAGAAGTTTATGCTTACTTgataagtttttgttttaattctatCACAATACAAATtatgtttctttcttttggcCTTGTCCATGTAACAGCTTTGCACAACTTTGATTTGTATCTCGTTTTATCTATTATACTTTATTCTGCAATATAATGATGCATAGTTAGTTGCACACTGGAagcaattttattgttttctttatctGCCATTTATTGCATCTCTTTACAATCCATATCTGCAGAACTTGGTCCGTACACTCTGGATTTTACTTCAAGTGGCCGGTATATGGCTGTGAGTGGTCGTAAGGGCCATCTGGGAATTGTGGACATGATAAATCTGAGCATAATTAGAGAGTTTCAGGTATGCTCAGTCCTAGTTGAGCTCACTATGTGGGGTTTTACTTTTACTAACtaataaattgttaatattttttttgtttcagtcTTTCAGAacattgtttgttttttctctctctagggTGATGTTCATCATGGCATCATTTAGTGCTGATATTGACTACATATTTTGAAGCATTGTCTTTACTTGTCTGAATAAAACATTAAGGATGCATTTGTCTTAGCTTTGAAAAAGTGATTTTATGATAGTAATTTTTTAGAacctattgtttttatttagttactgaaaaaacactaaaacaacattttttatgacattttccctttttttaatatctaattactataaaaattttaaacatgtttttaaattgttatttttcttttaaaaatgacCCTAAGTTCATGGTAGCAAGGAAATGGTTACAATTGAccatatattttatgaatttattgagtttttcagaaaactgtttttgattttttcagGTAAGGGAAACAGTGCGTGATGTCGCATTTTTGCATAATGAGCTCTTTTTTGCTGCTGCCCAGAAAAAGTAATTTCTCTTCCAGTCTTTATTTGGTATTTAACTGTTTACTCTAAGTTTTTGTTCCTTTCATGTATACTGTTCCAATGAAAGCAcctctaaaatttgaatagtttttttttttctgcggGGGGTATGTTgggaagttttaaaaaaaaagtgaaatgataaactttaacaaacaaaaaaatggggCAGGGGACCTCAATTTGTATGATGCACCCTACCTGCACCTGGTATTCAAACTTGCTGACATTTACTAATTACATTTGACTTTGAAAAAATAGCATAGTTTACAACAtcaatgcatcatttttatagtttttcgtGTCTTATAGTTAATGTTGGCATGCTTTTaggattaatttttttccccttGAAGGTCAAATGAAGTTTAAACTcaaccttaaaaaaaagaaagtttaaactcATAAGTTTCTTTTTGCAaatgcttttgtttttttcttatataattcCATGTTCTTCCTGGTTATTTCTTCGAAATGAAATATCAGACTTATGCGCTTTACATAAACCTTTTAAGATTTTTACTTTTCTCTATCTCATTTTTTGTGGTAGCATGATGAGCTTAAGACATACTGTGTGGTTCATGTATATGACTAGAATATTCAAATTTGACAGGTACCCATACATCTATAATCGAGAAGGCACAGAACTTCACTGCCTCAAGGTTGGTATATTgcctttgttatttttattttttttttgagtttgagCTATGCATGTATTATCATCGTCTAGAATGTTTCTGCATATACTGATGCCTGATGAGCACATGTTTGTCTTTGGGACTTGTACCATTCATTTTGGTATGCTTAActtttaaatatcatatttagttgatttttttttcctattgtcATTCATCTGAGTGTTCATTAAAATCTTTTAGTACCTAGAAATCTGATTATGACGTGTGGATCCAATACCTACTAGAGTACTAGTGCTGCTTCAGATTGCAATTAATCCTAATTTGAGCACTGTTAGGAGAAAGGGAAGGGGAAACTAGTTAGGATATTAATTAGTTGGTTAGTTAGAGGTTAGTGACATAAATAGGAGGATTCAAGGGAAAAGATTTGTTCTGTCCTGTATCATTTTGTAGATTGAGCACTTGCTCtttgtgaaaggaaaaataCTTTTTGAAGAGGAAACTTCTGGAGAGATCTCTcctttgttttgttcttttgcAACCAATCAAGAAATACAATATCTCCTTTCTAATTCGAGTTCCTAAAAGGCGCCCCTTCATTTATTCAGTTAGGTTGGTTAATTCATGCTGAATATAGGCTTTGAGGCACCACTAGTGGAACTTAATGAGggcatatatagagagagaatgTGCCAAGTGAGAACTCGTTTTTGTGATTTATGAGAAATGAGAACTATAATTTAGGCCATTAAATCGTATTTGAATGATcaagattaaaagataaatgcaCAAACCTTTTAGGCAGTCATGTGATCACTAATTAACTTATGATCACCATCCATATATGGTTGTATGACCCATATTTATAGTCTTCAATCCTCACAATAATCAAGAGTTCTCACTTGATGCACCTCCTTATGAGTATGGATCAACTTATATGAGAGGGATAAACTTACACCGCATAAAGTCAGCAACCCTTACAccccttatatatatttctcacAGTAACCAAGAGTTCTCACTTGATACACATACACCTATATATatggaatttgatttttattgatctaACCATCCAGTTATAGCTATATATTTCCTTGATTGCTTGTGTTGAGTTTTGTCAAATAATTGAACaattataagaatataaaataaggGTTCTTATTACCatctattttaaaactaaaaagtgtATATTAGGTCAATTTTGATGTATATTAATgggatatgaaataattttggtttaaaataagattttggaCATATGGGATGCATCCTTATCAGGAtgatttgtttcctttttctccAGGAACATGGTCCAGTGTTAAGGCTTCAGTTTCTGGAAAACCATTTTCTCTTGGCTTCAATCAACAAGTTTGGACAACTTCGTTATCAGGACGTTACAATGGGTTCCATGGTCGGTAATTTTCGAACTGGCTTAGGACGTACAAATGTAATGCAAGTGAACCCCTTCAATGGGGTTGTTTCCTTAGGTCACTCAGGTGGTACTGTTACCATGTGGAAGCCAACCAGTGCTTCTCCACTTGTCAAGATGCTATGTCATCATGGGCCTGTCTCAGCACTGGCATTTCATTCAAATGGCCTCTTGATGGCCACTGCcgggaaagataaaaaaattaagctttgGGACTTGAGGAAATTTGAGGTTCTTCAAACCTTACCAGGTCATGCAAATACTCTGGATTTTAGTCAAAAAGGCTTGCTTGCTTGCGGTAATGGTTCATTGATACAGATTCTGCGTGATGTTTCTGGTACACAAAATTATTCCAAGTATATGACTCATTCCATGGTGAAAGGTTACCTGATAGGAAAATTGGTATTTCGGCCATATGAAGATGTTCTAGGCATAGGGCATTCCATGGGCTGGTCTAGTATTCTTACTCCAGGAGCAGGAGAACCCAACTTTGACTCATGGGTTGCAAACCCGTTTGAAACTTCTAAGCagaggagagaaaaggaaatacGGTCTCTTCTTGATAAGCTTCCACCTGAGACTATCATGCTGGATCCCAGCAAGATTGGTACGGTGAAACCAAGAAGAGAGAGGCCAACAAAGCAAGAGAGGGAGGCTGAAATAGAAGCTGGCGTTGAAGCGGCTAAGGGCATGAAActgaaaaagaagacaaaaggAAGAAACAAGCCAGGTAAAAGGGTACAGAAAAAGCAAGAGGCAGTTTCTAGAGTGAAGAGGCCCTACTTGGAGCAGAAAATTCAAGAAGAGGAAAGCATATCAAGAAAGAAGCAGAAAACTAGTGAGGATGTTGAACTACCAAAATCACTACAGCGCTTTGCTCGTAAAAAAGCATCATCATGATTTAACTGTCCAATAGAGTCTCGTATTCGTCTTTACTTTCCATCCTGTTGATTTTAAGCTTcttgtttgtattttttgttgcatttcATATTTGTAGCCTTTTTAGCCTTTGATGTGATGTTTTCGGCCTTTAAAGTAAAGGCATGTCCAAATTTTGCCTTACCGACCCTTGATTAGagtcttttttaatattataagaatcTTTACctttacataaaaaattgacGGGACCGAATGTTTGGATTGATAAAAAGAGATGTAATAGAATGGaatgaaataaaacaataaaatagagTGAAACAtagtatgataatttttttaggataaaatgttttagtttctatatttttagcaaaatttggttttagcctctgtaatttgaaataattagtCCATGTACACTGATGACCGAGAGATAAAATAGGaattaaatttacttaaaataGGTGCAGAATTTAATTGCCttgtatatgtttatattttgttttgaccTAACTGGTTGGATTCAAGTCAATATGGGCCAGGTCTTagattatccaaaaaaaaaaattggagggaaaacattataaattaaacCTAGTtagaaatatcaaattaaatattagatCAACCCAAACACAAATGTGAGTATATCTTAAGTTATTGATATAAGTTAGGAAATACAACAACTGAAAATAAGTCAAACACAACAACTATCAATCCAAAATCATTGATTTTGAATAGTAAGTGTGAATATATCTGAAGAAGAGAGGACGAATCATTGATTTTGAATAGTAAGTGTGAATATATCTGAAGAAGAGAGGACCAAGGATGATCGGAAGATGACCAAGAATGTTTTGTACtctttttacatttttcccATACCAGCATCAAAGTAGGTCCcgtggaaaaaaaaatgcataagatTAGTCAGCGAaacattttttggtctttgtttccggattcgaacccatgaccaacaagtcaccaaggcacaactttaccgctgcaccagggctcgcatatatgtttttttttatataaagaaaaaaattgctttGGTTGAGAACATGCAGTGATTATGTAAAACATTCTCTAAAATAGGGATCTAAATTGCTTGCAGTTAAATTTCTAGCAATTGACCCTGCAGTCATGATCCAAAGACCAAAGGCTGAACTTTTTATTCtccttatattatatattacaagGGTTGGAAAATTAAATCAGGGATAGATTAGAGATTCAACTTCCCTTCTTTCTTTGAATGTAAGGTGACTCTAGATTTGAACCCCTAACAAGTAAAATTATGGTTTTCTGAGTTATCTATTTCTAATCCTTTCTAAATGTGTTTATATAGTTCAATTGTTTGTGTTTAGATAGTTATAttacaaatatttgatattttgcaATACAATTTCTCTAGAGATGacatctttattattatttattttttgaaaagccaagacaaattttattaaaaaggatCATGGTTTTGAGCACAAGGTGTGTCAAACACATCTCCACATATGCCAAAAAACCTTCTCTAAAAGCAGTTCTTCACCCCCTAACACTACTAAACCGAGCCTACAAAAAATCAGAACAGCAAAATTTGTTGCTTTATCTGGCAGCACCACTTTATCTGGATGCAAGAATCTACACAGAAAGCATATACTTTCATCTGATACTTTAACAAGTCAAAACGAAACTgcatctttattattatttaatagaaAACTTCCAAAATCTATCTGAATATAGCAATGACTTAATGGCTTGTGCATCTGGACGTCTGCTATATATGGAAGAGAACCATTCTGAATGAGAAAACATATGTTTTAAATTATCCTCCTGCATCACTATAGATCTCAAGGAAAGGAAATTAGTGAGAAATCTAGAAATTTTTGGCCTGATTAATTCCTTCCCTCTTGTGAACTTTCTCATTATATTCAATATCCAAGCATGACTATAAGTGTACTGTGTGTTTGTCTTTGCCTCTTCCAGGACTGTGCTTATCCAATCTTGTCTACCAATATCCTCTAACATCTT encodes the following:
- the LOC114372403 gene encoding probable U3 small nucleolar RNA-associated protein 7 yields the protein MGEIKENVPLPKTKPSTEQDVTDELDLRMKKYLRGEGANLEGLKDKKLKGQLAAKEDLYGKSAKAAAKAEKWLMPSEGGYLEAEGLEKTWRIKQEAIAHEVDISSSRKQYDIILPELGPYTLDFTSSGRYMAVSGRKGHLGIVDMINLSIIREFQVRETVRDVAFLHNELFFAAAQKKYPYIYNREGTELHCLKEHGPVLRLQFLENHFLLASINKFGQLRYQDVTMGSMVGNFRTGLGRTNVMQVNPFNGVVSLGHSGGTVTMWKPTSASPLVKMLCHHGPVSALAFHSNGLLMATAGKDKKIKLWDLRKFEVLQTLPGHANTLDFSQKGLLACGNGSLIQILRDVSGTQNYSKYMTHSMVKGYLIGKLVFRPYEDVLGIGHSMGWSSILTPGAGEPNFDSWVANPFETSKQRREKEIRSLLDKLPPETIMLDPSKIGTVKPRRERPTKQEREAEIEAGVEAAKGMKLKKKTKGRNKPGKRVQKKQEAVSRVKRPYLEQKIQEEESISRKKQKTSEDVELPKSLQRFARKKASS